A stretch of Burkholderia sp. HI2500 DNA encodes these proteins:
- a CDS encoding ABC transporter substrate-binding protein, whose protein sequence is MTFIRKLAAGAIVAAATVLAGGAHAQQKPITLGFSQVGAESAWRTANTVSVKGAAKDAGINLKFSDAQQKQENQIRAIRSFIAQKVDVIAFSPVVESGWEPVLTEAKAAHIPVILTDRGVDVKDPSLYVTMIGSDFLEEGRRAGHWMEERYKNDPGPINIVELQGTVGSAPANDRRAGLLEVIKSNPKFKVIASQSGDFTLAGGKQVMEAFAKTYGKQINVVYAHNDDMALGAIQAMEEAGIKPGKDVSVVSFDATKGGFQAMVAGKINVDVECSPLLGPQLMTAVKDVVAGKQLPKRIVTNETVFPMNVAAQVLPTRKY, encoded by the coding sequence ATGACATTCATCAGGAAGCTGGCGGCCGGCGCGATCGTTGCCGCGGCGACGGTGCTGGCCGGCGGCGCACACGCGCAGCAGAAACCGATCACGCTCGGTTTCTCGCAGGTCGGCGCGGAAAGCGCGTGGCGCACCGCGAACACCGTGTCGGTGAAGGGCGCGGCGAAGGACGCCGGCATCAACCTGAAATTCTCCGACGCGCAGCAGAAGCAGGAGAACCAGATTCGCGCGATCCGCTCGTTCATCGCGCAGAAGGTCGACGTGATCGCGTTCTCGCCGGTCGTCGAATCGGGCTGGGAGCCCGTGCTGACCGAAGCGAAGGCCGCGCACATCCCGGTGATCCTGACCGACCGCGGAGTCGACGTGAAGGACCCGTCGCTGTACGTGACGATGATCGGCTCGGACTTCCTCGAGGAAGGGCGGCGCGCCGGCCACTGGATGGAAGAGCGCTACAAGAACGACCCGGGTCCGATCAACATCGTCGAGCTGCAGGGCACGGTCGGCTCGGCGCCGGCCAACGACCGGCGGGCCGGCCTGCTCGAAGTGATCAAGAGCAATCCTAAGTTCAAGGTGATCGCGTCGCAGAGCGGCGACTTCACGCTGGCCGGCGGCAAGCAGGTGATGGAAGCGTTCGCGAAGACCTACGGCAAGCAGATCAACGTCGTCTACGCGCACAACGACGACATGGCGCTCGGCGCGATCCAGGCGATGGAAGAGGCGGGGATCAAGCCCGGCAAGGACGTGAGCGTCGTGTCGTTCGACGCGACCAAGGGCGGCTTCCAGGCGATGGTCGCCGGCAAGATCAACGTCGACGTCGAATGCAGCCCGCTGCTCGGCCCGCAGTTGATGACCGCGGTGAAGGACGTCGTCGCCGGCAAGCAACTGCCCAAGCGCATCGTGACGAACGAGACCGTGTTCCCGATGAACGTCGCGGCCCAGGTGCTGCCGACCCGCAAGTACTGA
- a CDS encoding DNA topoisomerase IB, which translates to MKQRAPSQPKARMPAGPLRHVDDRRPGYTRRPLRNGFAYYGPDGVRVRDADEIARINALAIPPAYTDVWICMDPRGHLQATGRDARGRKQYRYHPLWRETRDANKYARMAAFARALPRIRARVTRDLALPGMPRDKVVATIVRLLDTTLARIGNTEYARENGSYGLTTLRKRHVKIQPGQVQLRFAGKSGIEHDVTVDDARVARIVRRCAELPGHELFQYVDDDGVRHPVGSSDVNDYLREAGGADFTAKDYRTWAGSVHALGLLRRTEHRGVTHARKQIVETVRAVAELLRNTPAVCRRCYIHPAVLDAFEAGTLAALAVRRTPRGLRVDEAAFVALLRSARRRMGT; encoded by the coding sequence ATGAAGCAGCGCGCCCCGTCGCAGCCGAAGGCGCGCATGCCCGCCGGGCCGCTGCGCCATGTCGACGACCGCCGCCCCGGCTATACGCGCCGGCCGCTCCGCAACGGCTTCGCGTATTACGGGCCGGACGGTGTGCGTGTGCGCGATGCCGACGAAATTGCCCGTATCAACGCGCTCGCGATTCCACCCGCGTACACCGACGTGTGGATCTGCATGGACCCGCGCGGTCATCTTCAGGCAACCGGCCGCGATGCACGCGGGCGCAAGCAGTATCGCTATCACCCGCTGTGGCGCGAGACGCGAGACGCGAACAAGTACGCGCGGATGGCCGCGTTCGCGCGTGCGCTGCCGCGCATCCGCGCGCGCGTCACGCGCGATCTGGCGTTGCCGGGCATGCCGCGCGACAAGGTCGTGGCGACGATCGTCCGCTTGCTCGACACGACGCTCGCGCGGATCGGCAACACGGAATACGCGCGCGAAAACGGCTCGTACGGGCTGACGACGTTGCGCAAGCGTCATGTGAAAATTCAGCCCGGCCAGGTGCAGTTGCGCTTCGCCGGCAAGAGCGGGATCGAACACGACGTGACGGTTGACGACGCACGGGTCGCGCGGATCGTACGGCGCTGCGCCGAGCTGCCCGGGCACGAGCTGTTCCAGTATGTGGACGACGACGGCGTACGCCATCCGGTCGGGTCGTCCGACGTGAACGACTACCTGCGCGAGGCCGGCGGCGCGGATTTCACCGCGAAGGACTACCGGACCTGGGCCGGCAGCGTGCATGCGCTTGGGTTGTTGCGGCGCACCGAGCATCGCGGCGTCACGCACGCGCGCAAGCAGATCGTCGAGACCGTGCGCGCGGTGGCCGAGCTACTGCGCAACACACCGGCCGTGTGCCGGCGCTGCTACATCCATCCGGCCGTGCTCGACGCGTTCGAGGCAGGCACGCTCGCCGCGCTCGCGGTCCGGCGTACGCCGCGCGGCTTGCGCGTGGACGAAGCGGCGTTCGTGGCGTTGCTCCGCAGCGCACGCCGGCGCATGGGGACATGA
- the proP gene encoding glycine betaine/L-proline transporter ProP, giving the protein MSPSQARPAKTRSSRQSVKLDDITIVDPAVLKRAVGAMAFGNAMEWFDFGVYSYIAVTLGKVFFPSSSPSAQLLATFGTFAAAFLVRPLGGMVFGPLGDRIGRQRVLAATMIMMAVGTFAIGLIPSYASIGIMAPVLLLVARLVQGFSTGGEYGGAATFIAEFSTDRRRGFMGSFLEFGTLIGYTLGAATVALLTASLSQEALLSWGWRVPFFIAGPLGLVGLYVRLKLEETPAFKKEAEAREADERTRPKQRFATLLVEQWKPLLQCVGLVLIFNVTDYMALSYLPSYLSATLHFRESHGLFLVLLVMVLMMPMTLYAGHLSDKVGRKPVMMAGCVGLLVLAVPALMLIRTGGMLPVFGGMLIYGVLLSCFTGVMPSALPALFPTRIRYGALAIGFNVSVSLFGGTTPLVTAWLVDRTGDLMMPAYYLMGASFIGIVSVLALRETARQPLPGSAPCVASRAEALSLVRGQADEARGQDRKLTPVSERA; this is encoded by the coding sequence TTGAGCCCGTCGCAAGCGCGCCCCGCGAAAACCCGATCTTCGCGCCAGTCCGTCAAGCTGGATGACATCACGATCGTCGACCCCGCCGTCCTCAAGCGCGCGGTCGGCGCCATGGCGTTCGGCAACGCGATGGAATGGTTCGACTTCGGCGTCTACAGCTATATCGCCGTCACGCTCGGCAAGGTGTTCTTCCCGTCCAGCAGCCCGTCCGCGCAGCTGCTCGCGACCTTCGGCACGTTCGCGGCCGCGTTCCTCGTGCGCCCGCTCGGCGGCATGGTGTTCGGCCCGCTCGGCGACCGCATCGGCCGCCAGCGCGTGCTCGCCGCCACGATGATCATGATGGCCGTCGGCACCTTTGCGATCGGCCTGATCCCCAGCTACGCGTCGATCGGCATCATGGCGCCCGTGCTGCTGCTCGTCGCCCGCCTCGTGCAGGGCTTCTCGACCGGCGGCGAGTACGGCGGCGCCGCCACCTTCATCGCCGAATTCTCGACCGACAGGCGCCGCGGCTTCATGGGCAGCTTCCTCGAGTTCGGCACGCTGATCGGCTATACGCTCGGCGCGGCGACGGTCGCGCTGCTCACCGCGTCGCTGTCGCAGGAAGCGCTGCTGTCGTGGGGCTGGCGCGTGCCGTTCTTCATCGCCGGCCCGCTCGGTCTCGTGGGGCTCTACGTCCGGCTGAAACTCGAGGAGACGCCCGCGTTCAAGAAGGAGGCCGAAGCACGCGAAGCGGACGAACGCACGCGGCCGAAACAACGCTTCGCGACGCTGCTCGTCGAACAGTGGAAGCCGCTGCTGCAATGCGTCGGCCTCGTGCTGATCTTCAACGTCACCGACTACATGGCGCTGTCGTACCTGCCGAGCTACCTGTCGGCGACGCTGCACTTCCGCGAATCGCACGGCCTGTTCCTGGTGCTGCTCGTGATGGTGCTGATGATGCCGATGACGCTCTACGCCGGGCACCTGTCGGACAAGGTCGGCCGCAAGCCGGTGATGATGGCGGGCTGCGTGGGCCTGCTCGTGCTGGCCGTGCCGGCGCTGATGCTGATCCGCACCGGCGGCATGCTGCCCGTGTTCGGCGGGATGCTGATCTATGGCGTGCTGCTGTCGTGCTTTACCGGCGTGATGCCGTCGGCGCTGCCCGCGCTGTTCCCCACGCGCATCCGCTACGGCGCGCTCGCGATCGGCTTCAACGTGTCGGTGTCGTTGTTCGGCGGCACGACGCCGCTCGTCACCGCGTGGCTCGTCGATCGCACCGGCGACCTGATGATGCCCGCGTACTACCTGATGGGCGCATCGTTCATCGGCATCGTGTCGGTGCTCGCGCTGCGCGAAACGGCGCGCCAGCCGCTGCCCGGCTCCGCGCCGTGCGTCGCGAGTCGCGCGGAGGCGCTGAGCCTCGTTCGCGGCCAGGCCGACGAAGCGCGCGGGCAGGACAGGAAGCTCACGCCGGTCAGCGAACGTGCGTGA
- a CDS encoding alpha/beta fold hydrolase, whose product MPAVNIHGSTLHYQDHGTGFPVLLGHSYLWDAAMWAPQIDALSRQYRVIVPDLWGHGASGAMPEGTQTLDDLAAQASALLDALAIEQCALVGLSVGGMWGARLALREPQRVRSLVLMDASLEAEPEATRLRYFGMLDAIAAAGRIAPPLLDAIVPLFFRPDVNLAGPVPSAFRDALANLPADRLRQSIVPLGRLIFGRPDTLSALAELDAERTLLMCGAGDMARPPSETVKMASVIGCTHALVPDAGHISNLENPAFVTRMLLDWFDAQRLSAG is encoded by the coding sequence ATGCCCGCAGTGAACATTCATGGCAGCACCCTGCATTACCAGGATCACGGCACCGGGTTCCCGGTGCTGCTCGGGCACAGCTATCTGTGGGATGCGGCGATGTGGGCGCCGCAGATCGACGCGCTGTCGCGCCAGTATCGTGTCATCGTGCCGGACCTGTGGGGGCACGGCGCATCGGGTGCGATGCCGGAAGGCACGCAGACGCTCGACGATCTCGCCGCGCAGGCGAGTGCGCTGCTCGACGCGCTGGCGATCGAACAGTGCGCGCTCGTCGGGCTCAGTGTCGGCGGCATGTGGGGCGCGCGGCTCGCGTTGCGCGAACCGCAGCGCGTGCGCTCGCTCGTGCTGATGGATGCGTCGCTCGAGGCCGAGCCCGAGGCGACGCGGCTGCGCTACTTCGGAATGCTTGACGCCATCGCCGCCGCGGGCCGTATCGCGCCGCCGCTGCTCGATGCGATCGTGCCGCTGTTCTTCCGGCCGGACGTCAATCTGGCGGGCCCGGTGCCGTCCGCGTTTCGCGACGCGCTGGCGAACCTGCCGGCCGACCGGTTGCGGCAATCGATCGTCCCGCTCGGCCGGCTGATCTTCGGCCGGCCCGACACGCTGTCGGCACTCGCCGAACTGGACGCCGAACGCACGCTGCTGATGTGCGGCGCGGGCGACATGGCGCGCCCGCCGTCGGAAACCGTGAAGATGGCGAGCGTGATCGGCTGCACCCATGCGCTGGTGCCGGACGCCGGCCACATCTCGAATCTGGAAAATCCCGCGTTCGTCACGCGCATGCTGCTCGACTGGTTCGACGCGCAGCGGCTGTCGGCAGGCTGA